The genomic region TCCTTGCCGCTACACACGCTGGTGGTATCGAGGGGCCTGATCAGTAAGTAGTAGCGGATAGTACGAATGCGTGTTGTCCGTCTCAGGGTCTGTGATACAGTTCCCTGACGCTGAAGGAGTTGGCTTCACCAATTCAACAACCAAGAAGTCGGGGCCTCTCACTGGACACCACAGGCTGCTCAGAAGACAGCGCAGATGATGGTGTTTTTGTCAGGTATTGCTTGCAGAGTTGCCTTCTGCGACTGAAAAAGCTCTCAAATGAGCAGGATGTGATTAGTAGATCTGGGTCCATCCTTTGTGCATGGTGGCTGAGAGGAGGTGCGAGACTTCTGGAATACCGTGAACACTAAGGGTCAGAGTGCTGGGAACGTTATTTCTCTGGGAAGCGTGTGTCATGGATAAAGTTCATTGTTTTCTTGCCAACAGTATCAAGGAATCTCCTGCGACGTTTGCTACGTGGTGCTGGACTCGTAAACGGGTCGGTTTTGTTTGCATGAAACTGCGTCGCTGTGCTGTGTCCGATACGCATGTTCGGATCAAGCAATAAGGCACTCTACCCAGCGAGCTGTGTGTGAACGACACATCTGGTACTTTTTTTACCACCAAGCAGGCCATGGGTCGTGAAGACCTGTATCGACACGCACGCGTACGTGGACAAACGCTGCTGCATAAGTAATTCAGAGTAGTCACGGCTCGAGAGGGAAGCAACGTTTACTTTCAGGAGTGACTACTAGTGAAACACAGACAGCAAGAAAGATACGGATTAGTATACAGGTGGACAAACCCCGAGGTGTTTCCGCAAGTTGGCAAGATTGCGGTGCGTGCGAGGTCTGAATCCGAGTATAAACACCACCTCCCCGCTATCCCCCAGTGTTATCAGGAGCCGCACCAGCCGAGACAGGTTACACCATGCTGGGTCCCACGACACAGACAGATCGGTGACTTTCTGTGGCACATCGACATCAAGCAAAGAATGACAGCGACGAAAGATGTCATGAGAAAAGACAACAGCAGCTGGCAGCGGGGGTCATTCATTTCGTTGGCATACACAGTGTCACCTTCTTTGCCGTCGAACATGGCGTCGTCCGCAGGCGACGCTGCAGAACGGTAACGCTTGTAAAGAAACTTGTACTAGAAATTGTGTGGAGAACTTGCTCAACCTGTTCCTCGCCACGGATAGTCTCCCCCCGTAGCCGTTGTGTAGGAGAGTTTTACAGTTTGCCATTAGGAAGGCTGCAGGTGTACGTTTCGTCTCGAATTGTCAGCCCCCCAGCGCATGCCTCGTCTGCTTGTAGATGAATCACCATCTCACAGCTTCTTTAGCATAGGCACATATCCAATACTTTCCTAACGCTAATGGTTGAGTCGTCGAAGAGCGGAAGAATGTTCTCAACGTGGTGCGCTCCCCTTCCATTTTTCTATCGGTAGTGACCCGTCCCCTGCAGCTGGCTAGTTGGCACTCGCGAATCACAGCCAGCAGAGCCCGTGCACAGAGTCACTCAGAGTCGCGTGTATTGCTCAGCCCACCAACCCGTGGACGTGTTAAACAGGACAAGGCAAGAATCATAAAAAATTCTTTTCGGAGAACGTCCGCAAGCACTGATTCTCCATAGGGGGACAGCCCTTGACGGGCATTATTGTACGTTTTCCTCAGTCACCGCCGACGGCGTAAAGCCAGTCTCTCAATTTACGCTTGGGCGCTGGCAAGACCAGGATTGAGACCTCTCGTTAAGGTTCCCTAGGGCGAGAGATCTCATTGGCTTCTGATTCGTTGAGATTTTACCGTGGCAACGGAAATCAGGCTTTAAACGAAAGGTGCGTATTGTCCCGGGTTTCTCAGCCACTGTTGCCTCTAATGTGTGATGCATGATCCCGACTTCAAAGTACCCTTGAACGTCGTTGTGTCCATCTACAGACGTGGCTCGATCAAATGCGTTCCTGTTTCTAGTCTCCTGCCAATAACCCTTCCAGGCTGTACGAGTGAAAAACACGCATACCTCGCAGCTTACTTCCTCCCCAAATTCCTTAATATCACATCAGCCGAGCAGCCACCCGCCGCCGCTCGAATGCAACTACCAGCGGGGAGCTATATCCTGTTTGGATGGAGCGTCAGGCAACGTGGTTGTACGAAGATGAAAAATACTCTGTTGTCACCTGTTGGTTTCTTTACCGCTCTCGCTGTACTTATAGAATGCCACCTGAGTGACCGGTGTGTTGCTCATCATGGCAGCAGCACTGATGGATCAGGCCTACGGCCCCCTCAAGAGGTCGACTCGGCACCACGAACGCCGTCGATCGCTGTTAAAGAGCTTGCCACGTTTCCTGGAGATGACATTCAGACGTCATCTCAAGAATTGCCCGGCTATGAACTTTGGACCAGGGAACAATCAGGGGCATCTGTGCGTGTTGGGTTTCCGCAGAACGCCGAAAGTTTTCTGAcacaaagagaagcgagagacgaaatcGCGAATGCTCACGAGCTCGTCGCTGTAACTCCAGAAGGCGATGCGTGGAATCACAGTGGTGTTGTCCCCGAGGAGCAGACTGTCACGCCTGCTTCAGGTAGCTTCATTCAGAGGCaagccgcgcatgcaccgccTTCGACTCGATTGACGCCCGTGGACCGCCGTGGCAGGTCACACACAGTGTCAGCTGTCAGACGGCGGGTGACCGTGGAAGACGTTATGCGACCGGACCAATCGGCagccatgcatgcagtgttgTCAGCATTTGGAGGAGGCCTGGTTCTGAAGGCTAAGAACAAATGGGGTAGAACACGTTACACGCTACAGGGACCCGCAACATTCTTAGGAATGGGAGCCGAGGGCATTGTTGTACGTCTAAATCAGGTGAAAAGCGACCGGGAAAGATCGGTGACACCGGTGGCAGTCAAGCTGTGCCTCATTCGTGCAGCAGTGTTCTCGGGGCTGACAtggtggagaaaacgaaggaccAGAACAGAACTAATGAAACTGTTTCTGTCGAACGAGAATTCTGTGAAGCGTGCTCTACCAGATTTGGACCCGGCCGAAATGCTAGAGCACGGTCTCGTCGTTCCACATCATGCTGAGCTTGTTTCCGGTATGCCCACGTGGTTTGCCGCGGGCGACTCATTTTTTGTATTACCcgttgtttctgtgtctcctctttttaCTTGCGACCTCGAAACGGTCGTGCAAAACCCGTTGACCTTTTGGGCGAAGATGTACATTACCCGCCAGTTGCTAAAGAGTATTGCGTGGATGCATCAAAAAGGCATTTCTCATAATGACTTGAAGCTTGAGAATGTCCTGCTCAGTGCAGACGGAAGGGTTGCCATCGGCGATTTTGGTTTTTCAAGCCCCTTCGGGGCTTCGTTGCCCATCAGGGGCACTCATCTATACATGGACCCCGACAGCTCAGAAGCATTTTTTGAACAACGAGAGAACGAAATCACTCCCCACAGAGATGCATGGGCGACTGGAGTCCTTCTTTTCTATCTGTGGTGTGGCGTGTTTCCATTCGGGTTACAGAATGTCGCTAACGCGGGTCCGCCACAGGTGATGAGGGTCACAGTCATGCATGCAAGGACTACCAGGCCGCCGCCCAACTTCCGGCTGTGTCGGCGCATCCCGCGTGAGGTTCGGAACCTCGTTACCGGATTTCTGCAGTGGAACGAGGAAGCTCGGCGTCTCCCCAGCGATGTTGCCGACGCGTTCCTTGCCGCTACGGACGACGGTGGTAGAGAGGCGCGTCGGATAAGAACGCATCAATTTTGAGATCAGCGCCGGCTGAATGCATGCCTAAGAGTTGGAGCTCCCAGGCATGGCGGAAGTGTCTCCACCAGACAAGCAACGAGCAAGATGGTGTCGCACACTAGACATCGTCGgctgcgaaggcgacagTGCAAATGGCGGGCTTGCGTGGCCGTGTGTGGAATGCAGAGATGTGCTCTGCACCTGATGAACATGATTGTCCGTACTCCATATCGCGTGCTGATTGTACCATTCGATGTGCATGGCGAGTGAGGGAAAGTGGGATGCTTCTGGAAATACTGTGAAcagcaggaaacagagcgGTGGGGACGCCAAGACACCGATACATGAGCTTTTATGCTTTTACAGATGTGCCTCACAAAATCAGTTTTATTGCCTTCTTTTGGAGGAATCCCGTGGGGCATGGGCATCGTCATGTTCACGGTGTAAAAGGTTGACTTCACCGTGTAAGTGTGCGCGGCTGTGCTCAGTGAGAAATGAAGATGCTCGCGTGAAACTCTATGGCAGTCCACCTAATGAGGCGTCTCTTGCAGTAACGCTTACAGGCCGACAATTCAAGCAGGCAATGGACCAAGTAGACACGGCTCGTCAGACGTACGTAGATAACTGCTGAAGGAGAAGTAACCCATGATTGTCATCGCTCGAGAGAAAATAGTGGTTGTACGTTTATGTGACTGCTTGTGGCAGAACCCACAAGGGAATGCAGAAATGAATACGCAGGTCAAATTGATGATATATTTATCTGCCTCCTGACCTCCTATACAGCTACCCTGTCAGCTCAAGGACACTTCTCTAGTCTCCTGCCGACTGGCGTGTTCAGGAAGTTCACTAACGTTAGGCGGACGTGCTGCAACCATTCAATTGTTTGTCTCGCGCGTTCCCCTCTTCCGTTCTCGCCTCCCTGCCACTGCGTTCTTTCGTGTGACGCACACTTTGTCGATTACAATGCATCACTCACAAGGGCCCGCCACAATGCCGCAGTCGCAGTGCTGCGTTCTGTGTATGAAAAAATACAGGGAATGGCGTAGAACATGAGCCAGTTTCTTCATATTTTTCTGTAACAGCCAAAATCGGGGTAACTGAGgatctgtgtctcctgtgaCTTCTTCACGTATGATGTGTGTGCTTTGGGCggttgagagagaaggaactgtGGAATCCGCAGGTGACGTAATCTCGAATCTTCAACGCCCTTTCCGTTTGTCGGGAAAACCAGGTGACGTCGGTGAAGCAGCCTCTGtgacaagaggaagagactctCTTTATGTTTGGAAATCGGAAGTGTTCCGGGCCAGCACTTTTTTCGCATTTGACTTGAGAAAATGCAGAGCACTTACACATCCATGCTGCTGGAGACGCTTCCCGTAGGAGCTGTTCTCAAGACACGATATTTGCATGAAATCCAACTGCTGGGGGACActtgttttcttgttctGAGTTTGTGGGAACCGCATCAGTGCAGGTGAGAACCCGAGACTGAATCAGGTTTCTTGCGCTAGACTTTCCCGCGACACAACAGATAATCTGCCCTTTAAAATTGTGCAATTAAATGCAACATGAATACCAGATTCACGCCCACTGAATAAGCTCCCATGAATAAGCAACTGCAATCCCCTCTGTCACTCTGCAGCATTGTgccaagaagaaacgctgcGCAAGACACCGGCAGAAACCACAAACCAGCGGGGGTGGTCACATGTGCTGGGCACATCAGGTGTTGACAAATTCCTCATCGAACCTGACGTGGTACGCAGGAAACGAGGTAAGCATGTGTGCAACAAATTGGGCATGGAACGCATACGTCTGGCTTCTCGTTAGAATTAGCCCCTCACTTAGCTGTTTTGTCGGAGAGCCGCCAGTTTGCCACCTGGAGTGGTGgcgctctgtctgtctgctaCTGGAATTACAAGCCCCGCCAAGCGAACCTAGTGCATTTCAAGATCAATCACAAGACGCCCCTCCGCCAAAACCAGCATAATCACATCACTTGCCCTATAATTAGGAGAGAGGTGTAGCTGATGGGCAATTGAGAAAGCATCCAAAACCATTAAGAAGTCGCAAAAGGGCAACTTACCCGTTTCATCGCCGACATTTACGTTCGATTACCACATCAAGGAGCGCAGACATGTGAGAATATATGTGGATGGCGAAAACTGGCGCCGCATCAATTGTACATTCACCTCCAATATATGCAACTGCCCTCAAGAACCCGTATCCTGTATCATTGGAGCGCCACTCAACGTGATTGCGTGAAAATGAAAAAAGCTGTGCTGCCACGTGTCGGTTTGTGTTTTATTGTTGCTATGCTTCTAAAGCGCTATCCGTCAGATCAATGTGTTGCTAATCTTGGCAGCACCCCAAATGAATCAAGCATAAGGCGCCCTGGAGAGGCCGACTCAGCACCACAGGGGTCACCTACAGCTATAAATGAGCATCTTGGGAAAGCATACGGCGACCGTCGGAGACCGATACAAGGTACGACTCACACCAGAATATGGCCCAGGGGGCGGTTATGGGCATTGTCGCGATTACCTGCTGCAGAGCGAGAGTTGTTGGAGGGGGGACCTTACGTCGGGGGTCAGAGGAGTTCTgacaaagaaaggaacgagagcgagaacgacAAAACGCCACGATCTCGTCGCTGTGACGTCGGGAGAACATTACTGGAACCAAGGGCTTGTCTACCACGAGGAACAGACAGCGCCTCCTGTTGCAGCTTCTAGCAGTTTCATGCAGAGCACCACTTCTCTTGCTACGCCTGCTGACCTGAACGCTCCGGTTGACACCCAGGGACAGCTCGATATCAACAGCGTCCTGAAGAATCGACCTCCCGCAGAGGCACAGCTCTCGCCTCGCGAGATTGCAGCCAAAACCCATTTCGAAGCAATGTTTGCCAAAGGCCTGCAACTGACGGTTGAATCCATATTCACCGGAGAAACCTTTACCCTGACAAAACCGGCCCGTTTCTTAGGATGGGGATCAACGGCGATTGTTTTTGGTTTGCACCGCGTGAAAGTGGGCGGAGCAAGTGCTCCACAACAATTGGCAGCTAAGATAAACGTCAGGAGTTTGCAAGAACTGCAAcatctttcctcgtctcagaaaaaaacggcTCTTGAGGATATACAAGAACGTTTTCTCCGGGAAGAGAGCTCAGCGAGGAATGCGCTGCAACATGTGACCCCAGAAACGGCTCTGGAGCACGGTGTCCTCTTCCCAGTTGATGTTTGCCGTATTTCTAAATTGTTCTCCGGATTTTGTGCAGGCATTTCCTACGTAATACTTCCTGTTC from Toxoplasma gondii ME49 unplaced genomic scaffold asmbl.24, whole genome shotgun sequence harbors:
- the ROP38 gene encoding rhoptry kinase family protein ROP38 (encoded by transcript TGME49_242110~Gene product name based on ToxoDB Community Expert Annotation. PMID 20709297.), whose translation is MKNTLLSPVGFFTALAVLIECHLSDRCVAHHGSSTDGSGLRPPQEVDSAPRTPSIAVKELATFPGDDIQTSSQELPGYELWTREQSGASVRVGFPQNAESFLTQREARDEIANAHELVAVTPEGDAWNHSGVVPEEQTVTPASGSFIQRQAAHAPPSTRLTPVDRRGRSHTVSAVRRRVTVEDVMRPDQSAAMHAVLSAFGGGLVLKAKNKWGRTRYTLQGPATFLGMGAEGIVVRLNQVKSDRERSVTPVAVKLCLIRAAVFSGLTWWRKRRTRTELMKLFLSNENSVKRALPDLDPAEMLEHGLVVPHHAELVSGMPTWFAAGDSFFVLPVVSVSPLFTCDLETVVQNPLTFWAKMYITRQLLKSIAWMHQKGISHNDLKLENVLLSADGRVAIGDFGFSSPFGASLPIRGTHLYMDPDSSEAFFEQRENEITPHRDAWATGVLLFYLWCGVFPFGLQNVANAGPPQVMRVTVMHARTTRPPPNFRLCRRIPREVRNLVTGFLQWNEEARRLPSDVADAFLAATDDGGREARRIRTHQF
- a CDS encoding myosin-light-chain kinase (encoded by transcript TGME49_242118~Predicted trans-membrane domain (TMHMM2.0):272-295) is translated as MSILGKHTATVGDRYKVRLTPEYGPGGGYGHCRDYLLQSESCWRGDLTSGVRGVLTKKGTRARTTKRHDLVAVTSGEHYWNQGLVYHEEQTAPPVAASSSFMQSTTSLATPADLNAPVDTQGQLDINSVLKNRPPAEAQLSPREIAAKTHFEAMFAKGLQLTVESIFTGETFTLTKPARFLGWGSTAIVFGLHRVKVGGASAPQQLAAKINVRSLQELQHLSSSQKKTALEDIQERFLREESSARNALQHVTPETALEHGVLFPVDVCRISKLFSGFCAGISYVILPVLALFPVFTCDLQQVVKSGLSRAAKLYITRLLLQAVAWLHANGVAHNDLKLENVLLSAEGKAVIADFGFAVKLGTASAIQFTAPYLDPQTAEAVPQEKTKTTASEERDAWALATLLFLLWCGSFPYVSDEQADLPTSDLLKLLVTLGKTEKPAPNFHLCKDLPPAVGHLVTAFLQWNSDNRSRPGDVLDDFLAATVSEGASA